The Desulfonatronum lacustre DSM 10312 region CGGGCCTTCCGGCTCCCGGCTGTTGGGAATCGGGTTGCAGCGCCCGGTAGGTCATCCAGCCCAATCCAGCGAAAAGAATCAGCAAAACAAGCGGCAAAACCACCCGCCGCGGTCGTCGAGACATGTTCATGCTCCGTGGTTGATCAAGAAGTGATTCCAAGGTGGAAGAGAGCGCTCCGGCACGAAGCTTCTTCCGACAATGGAAGACTGTAGCCATGGCCTCGAAAAAGGCAAGTCTTAGGAATTATCAAAACGGAAGAATGGAATCAGACGTGGGATGAATGACGGAAAATTCCGTTTCAACGCGCCCAGAGCAACCAGCGCGTCGAAACGGAAAAAAGGATCAGTTATACAGTGTCACGCTCAGTGCCGCATGAGCGCACGAAGACAATACGGAGGGCATCCGTGGGAAATCGATTAATCGATCACGCCGCGGAACAACTTTTTGAACACGGAACACCCGCAATATCCGGTTTCCTGGGCCATGCGCAGGGCACGTGAGTCTCCCAAGGCCGCGGCGGAACGAAAATCACGGCAGGCCAGGTCACGCTTGTCCATCTTCATATACAACAGCCCGCGGTTGTGGAACGCAGAAGCTTGGCTTGCATCCTGAAGGATGGCCTTGGAGAAGTCCGCTATGGCCTTGTCCGGAAACCCGGCGTCGGCCAGGGCCAGGCCACGTTCATTGAGCAGTTCGGGGTTGTCGGGAGCGATATCCAAGGCCCGGGTCAGGCAGTCCACGGCGGCCTGAGGATCGGTATACCGCTGACAGTTCCACAGCAGACGGGCTTGGCGCAGCCAGTCCTGAGCGCTTTTTTCCGGCTTGGCTGCGACGACAGGAGGAGAAGATTGTTCCTCGGCTTGCTTGGACGGCGCCGGAGCAGCGGGGGCTTCTGGAGTCGGGGCCGACTTTTGAACCGCTTCGTGCAATTCCTTGAGCTTGTCGGCCAGAGTAGTGCGCTCCCCTTCCAAGACGACCAAGCGTTCCTCTTCGCTCGCGAAACGTTCTTCCAAAGCGCTTTCCAGTGCATCCAGGCGAGCATCCAAGCGGCTCCCCAGGGCAAGGATGTCCTGCTCTCGGTCAACGGGAAGATTGGCGGCTTGC contains the following coding sequences:
- a CDS encoding tetratricopeptide repeat protein — protein: MSKQKTSKSSSSKPSASSSAGSGSSSKLTKAELEAIALEFREELKKVAEGQQTFQASSGQELEALKTGLGRLEQSLADFDSRWNINEKQLQTVGEMAALAQQRLDKELAVLGGRPWEKTAEELQNALKATTQKVVDLEKSLRKDIGDLKKAVQEAAQEAAQEAAQEASRDTAQRVADLESRMAEQAANLPVDREQDILALGSRLDARLDALESALEERFASEEERLVVLEGERTTLADKLKELHEAVQKSAPTPEAPAAPAPSKQAEEQSSPPVVAAKPEKSAQDWLRQARLLWNCQRYTDPQAAVDCLTRALDIAPDNPELLNERGLALADAGFPDKAIADFSKAILQDASQASAFHNRGLLYMKMDKRDLACRDFRSAAALGDSRALRMAQETGYCGCSVFKKLFRGVID